The proteins below come from a single Triticum aestivum cultivar Chinese Spring chromosome 5D, IWGSC CS RefSeq v2.1, whole genome shotgun sequence genomic window:
- the LOC123124547 gene encoding G-box-binding factor 1: MSDRSGQRQCRRGVSGDVELDAAMALANMAGVSGPAALPAVHPAAPQHGGSREEEEELASTRLSLELGKVGIQASSCSSGSSAGCPSRQTRVPVAAPGGGGYGPRPRHTLTEAEKEAKRLRRVLANRESARQTILRRQAVRDELARKVADLSSQNESMKKEKETVMQEYLTLQETNKQLKEQARHHLPLPLF, encoded by the exons ATGTCTGATCGTAGCGGCCAGCGGCAATGCCGCCGAGGCGTCTCGGGCGACGTGGAGCTCGACGCGGCCATGGCACTGGCCAACATGGCCGGCGTTTCGGGGCCAGCAGCTCTTCCCGCCGTGCACCCGGCGGCGCCGCAGCATGGAGGCAGccgtgaggaggaagaggagctggCGAGCACGAGGCTGAGCCTGGAGCTGGGCAAGGTCGGCATCCAGGCGTCGTCGTGCTCCAGCGGCTCCAGCGCCGGGTGTCCTTCGCGGCAGACGCGGGTGCCCGTGGCGGCTCCAGGTGGAGGCGGCTACGGCCCAAGGCCCCGGCACACGCTCACCGAG GCTGAGAAGGAGGCAAAGCGGCTGCGGCGCGTGCTCGCGAACCGGGAGTCTGCGCGCCAAACCATACTCCGCCGTCAG GCGGTCCGAGACGAACTGGCGAGGAAAGTTGCGGACTTGTCGTCACAAAACGAGAGCATGAAGAAG GAGAAGGAGACGGTGATGCAAGAGTATCTCACACTCCAGGAGACGAACAAACAGCTGAAAGAACAGGCACGACATCATCTGCCGCTTCCATTATTTTAA
- the LOC123124549 gene encoding uncharacterized protein: MDTTPPAEQRAEATLSTAAPLDAPPGPGFLYATAGPSAVPVPYVWGSWPGCHPNASNLGGGASTGHAPPLCFPPCAWYYPVVTDPHGSPATYYAQPLYETTSGGASQGTGGGTAEEDTDDDPCSLTLGLDVDRKCATSAESGGSRAVAGERERAVMAAEARKRRKELTKMKQTHLGGRPGDE; encoded by the coding sequence ATGGACACGACGCCACCAGCGGAGCAGCGGGCAGAAGCCACGCTGTCCACGGCGGCCCCGCTGGATGCACCCCCTGGGCCGGGCTTCCTTTACGCAACAGCTGGGCCCTCAGCCGTGCCGGTGCCGTATGTCTGGGGCTCTTGGCCGGGGTGCCATCCGAACGCCAGCAACCTGGGCGGCGGCGCCAGCACTGGACATGCCCCGCCGCTCTGCTTTCCGCCCTGCGCGTGGTACTACCCCGTCGTTACCGACCCACATGGTTCGCCGGCGACATATTACGCGCAGCCGCTCTATGAGACGACGAGCGGGGGCGCCAGCCAGGGTACCGGCGGCGGAACGGCTGAGGAGGACACCGACGACGACCCGTGCTCGCTCACGCTGGGGCTTGATGTCGACAGGAAGTGTGCGACGAGCGCCGAGAGCGGCGGCAGCCGTGCTGTGGCGGGCGAGAGGGAGAGGGCGGTGATGGCGGCGGAGGCGAGAAAGAGGAGGAAGGAGCTGACGAAGATGAAGCAGACGCATCTCGGCGGCCGTCCTGGAGACGAGTAG